A DNA window from Helianthus annuus cultivar XRQ/B chromosome 15, HanXRQr2.0-SUNRISE, whole genome shotgun sequence contains the following coding sequences:
- the LOC110937088 gene encoding zinc finger CCCH domain-containing protein 22 isoform X2 → MDTIEATKMVMSRIKTIDPQDASKIMGYLLIQHPSEHEIIRLAFGPENFLLSVIKQAKSFLDISSNTSSAPSFSSHFYHQTTPQIVIPNMGYNDDVKWCRPCMCFARGFCKNRNFCESFHGEMCLGLCSHTADFEDSTGVNVCGFDDFLRIKAMQEQEQRVVAMAAGGYYPFCFNKCINFFNEIPRSPPEAASLMMKENSLKFGRFRPDRHDLAAMGLWNSCSSSRQIYLTFSADSTFKDEDVSNYFSTFGPVQDVRIPYQQKRMFGFVSFVLAETVKSVLAKGNPHFVCDSHVLVKPYKEKGTIPFKKHQRQIARGDFSAFESAEPFDHIPFGARMFNHDARLRRNLAGQDECQQTIDIQERKLMNMRLTTEHQLQRSLSQSQMNPSLVHVNSLNACGEEIYASDTQELLTESSDSKEVNIKEINIRNSSGNGSYIHESVEHILPDNLFASPTKIAAMERQSIFSDTMPDVGGSANVNQTFLNMASLRSC, encoded by the exons ATGGACACCATCGAAGCAACTAAAATGGTGATGTCAAGAATCAAGACAATAGACCCACAAGACGCTTCAAAAATCATGGGTTACCTACTCATACAACACCCAAGCGAACACGAAATAATCCGACTAGCTTTCGGCCCCGAAAACTTTCTTCTTTCAGTCATTAAACAAGCCAAATCTTTCTTAGACATTTCGTCGAACACTTCGTCTGCACCCTCGTTTTCTTCACATTTTTATCACCAAACAACCCCGCAAATCGTAATCCCGAACATGGGTTATAATGACGATGTTAAATGGTGTAGGCCTTGCATGTGTTTTGCTCGAGGGTTTTGCAAAAATAGGAACTTTTGTGAATCTTTTCATGGTGAAATGTGTTTGGGTTTATGTTCACATACTGCAGATTTTGAGGATTCTACAGGAGTAAATGTGTGTGGGTTTGATGATTTTTTGAGAATTAAAGCAATGCAGGAGCAGGAGCAGAGGGTTGTTGCCATGGCTGCAGGAGGATATTATCCTTTTTGTTTCAACAAATGCATCAATTTTTTTAATGAGATTCCTAG ATCACCACCAGAAGCAGCATCACTGATGATGAAGGAAAACTCTCTTAAGTTTGGTCGATTCCGACCCGATAGGCATGATCTTGCAGCAATGGGGTTATGGAATTCATGTTCAAGTTCCCGACAGATTTACTTAACATTTTCAGCTGATAGTACCTTTAAGGATGAAGACGTATCAAATTACTTCAG TACTTTTGGACCAGTTCAAGATGTGAGAATTCCGTATCAACAGAAGCGAATGttcgggtttgtttcatttgttCTCGCAGAAACAGTGAAATCAGTTTTGGCCAAGGGGAACCCGCATTTCGTTTGTGATTCGCACGTTCTTGTTAAGCCGTACAAAGAGAAGGGAACGATCCCATTCAA GAAGCATCAGCGTCAAATCGCGAGGGGGGATTTTTCTGCTTTTGAATCTGCAGAGCCATTTGATCATATACCTTTTG GTGCGAGAATGTTTAATCATGATGCGAGGTTGAGAAGAAATCTAGCGGGTCAGGATGAATGCCAACAAACAATTGATATTCAGGAAAGAAAGTTGATGAACATGCGGTTAACAACGGAGCATCAGCTTCAACGTAGCTTATCTCAATCTCAAATGAACCCGAGTCTTGTGCATGTCAACAGTTTAAATGCTTGTGGAG AAGAAATTTACGCCAGTGACACCCAAGAGCTTCTTACAGAGAGCTCTGATTCAAAAGAAGTAAATATTAAGGAGATCAACATCCGCAATAGCAGCGGCAATGGAAGTTATATCCATGAAAG CGTTGAGCACATCCTTCCCGATAACTTATTTGCTTCACCAACAAAAATTGCCGCCATGGAACGCCAGTCTATCTTCTCAGATACTATGCCGGATGTTGGTGGTTCTGCCAACGTAAACCAGACTTTCCTTAACATGGCTTCTCTCAGATCATGTTAG
- the LOC110937088 gene encoding zinc finger CCCH domain-containing protein 22 isoform X3 produces the protein MDTIEATKMVMSRIKTIDPQDASKIMGYLLIQHPSEHEIIRLAFGPENFLLSVIKQAKSFLDISSNTSSAPSFSSHFYHQTTPQIVIPNMGYNDDVKWCRPCMCFARGFCKNRNFCESFHGEMCLGLCSHTADFEDSTGVNVCGFDDFLRIKAMQEQEQRVVAMAAGGYYPFCFNKCINFFNEIPRSPPEAASLMMKENSLKFGRFRPDRHDLAAMGLWNSCSSSRQIYLTFSADSTFKDEDVSNYFSTFGPVQDVRIPYQQKRMFGFVSFVLAETVKSVLAKGNPHFVCDSHVLVKPYKEKGTIPFKKHQRQIARGDFSAFESAEPFDHIPFGARMFNHDARLRRNLAGQDECQQTIDIQERKLMNMRLTTEHQLQRSLSQSQMNPSLVHVNSLNACGEIYASDTQELLTESSDSKEVNIKEINIRNSSGNGSYIHERSVEHILPDNLFASPTKIAAMERQSIFSDTMPDVGGSANVNQTFLNMASLRSC, from the exons ATGGACACCATCGAAGCAACTAAAATGGTGATGTCAAGAATCAAGACAATAGACCCACAAGACGCTTCAAAAATCATGGGTTACCTACTCATACAACACCCAAGCGAACACGAAATAATCCGACTAGCTTTCGGCCCCGAAAACTTTCTTCTTTCAGTCATTAAACAAGCCAAATCTTTCTTAGACATTTCGTCGAACACTTCGTCTGCACCCTCGTTTTCTTCACATTTTTATCACCAAACAACCCCGCAAATCGTAATCCCGAACATGGGTTATAATGACGATGTTAAATGGTGTAGGCCTTGCATGTGTTTTGCTCGAGGGTTTTGCAAAAATAGGAACTTTTGTGAATCTTTTCATGGTGAAATGTGTTTGGGTTTATGTTCACATACTGCAGATTTTGAGGATTCTACAGGAGTAAATGTGTGTGGGTTTGATGATTTTTTGAGAATTAAAGCAATGCAGGAGCAGGAGCAGAGGGTTGTTGCCATGGCTGCAGGAGGATATTATCCTTTTTGTTTCAACAAATGCATCAATTTTTTTAATGAGATTCCTAG ATCACCACCAGAAGCAGCATCACTGATGATGAAGGAAAACTCTCTTAAGTTTGGTCGATTCCGACCCGATAGGCATGATCTTGCAGCAATGGGGTTATGGAATTCATGTTCAAGTTCCCGACAGATTTACTTAACATTTTCAGCTGATAGTACCTTTAAGGATGAAGACGTATCAAATTACTTCAG TACTTTTGGACCAGTTCAAGATGTGAGAATTCCGTATCAACAGAAGCGAATGttcgggtttgtttcatttgttCTCGCAGAAACAGTGAAATCAGTTTTGGCCAAGGGGAACCCGCATTTCGTTTGTGATTCGCACGTTCTTGTTAAGCCGTACAAAGAGAAGGGAACGATCCCATTCAA GAAGCATCAGCGTCAAATCGCGAGGGGGGATTTTTCTGCTTTTGAATCTGCAGAGCCATTTGATCATATACCTTTTG GTGCGAGAATGTTTAATCATGATGCGAGGTTGAGAAGAAATCTAGCGGGTCAGGATGAATGCCAACAAACAATTGATATTCAGGAAAGAAAGTTGATGAACATGCGGTTAACAACGGAGCATCAGCTTCAACGTAGCTTATCTCAATCTCAAATGAACCCGAGTCTTGTGCATGTCAACAGTTTAAATGCTTGTGGAG AAATTTACGCCAGTGACACCCAAGAGCTTCTTACAGAGAGCTCTGATTCAAAAGAAGTAAATATTAAGGAGATCAACATCCGCAATAGCAGCGGCAATGGAAGTTATATCCATGAAAG AAGCGTTGAGCACATCCTTCCCGATAACTTATTTGCTTCACCAACAAAAATTGCCGCCATGGAACGCCAGTCTATCTTCTCAGATACTATGCCGGATGTTGGTGGTTCTGCCAACGTAAACCAGACTTTCCTTAACATGGCTTCTCTCAGATCATGTTAG
- the LOC110937088 gene encoding zinc finger CCCH domain-containing protein 22 isoform X4, with protein sequence MDTIEATKMVMSRIKTIDPQDASKIMGYLLIQHPSEHEIIRLAFGPENFLLSVIKQAKSFLDISSNTSSAPSFSSHFYHQTTPQIVIPNMGYNDDVKWCRPCMCFARGFCKNRNFCESFHGEMCLGLCSHTADFEDSTGVNVCGFDDFLRIKAMQEQEQRVVAMAAGGYYPFCFNKCINFFNEIPRSPPEAASLMMKENSLKFGRFRPDRHDLAAMGLWNSCSSSRQIYLTFSADSTFKDEDVSNYFSTFGPVQDVRIPYQQKRMFGFVSFVLAETVKSVLAKGNPHFVCDSHVLVKPYKEKGTIPFKKHQRQIARGDFSAFESAEPFDHIPFGARMFNHDARLRRNLAGQDECQQTIDIQERKLMNMRLTTEHQLQRSLSQSQMNPSLVHVNSLNACGEEIYASDTQELLTESSDSKEVNIKEINIRNSSGNGSYIHERF encoded by the exons ATGGACACCATCGAAGCAACTAAAATGGTGATGTCAAGAATCAAGACAATAGACCCACAAGACGCTTCAAAAATCATGGGTTACCTACTCATACAACACCCAAGCGAACACGAAATAATCCGACTAGCTTTCGGCCCCGAAAACTTTCTTCTTTCAGTCATTAAACAAGCCAAATCTTTCTTAGACATTTCGTCGAACACTTCGTCTGCACCCTCGTTTTCTTCACATTTTTATCACCAAACAACCCCGCAAATCGTAATCCCGAACATGGGTTATAATGACGATGTTAAATGGTGTAGGCCTTGCATGTGTTTTGCTCGAGGGTTTTGCAAAAATAGGAACTTTTGTGAATCTTTTCATGGTGAAATGTGTTTGGGTTTATGTTCACATACTGCAGATTTTGAGGATTCTACAGGAGTAAATGTGTGTGGGTTTGATGATTTTTTGAGAATTAAAGCAATGCAGGAGCAGGAGCAGAGGGTTGTTGCCATGGCTGCAGGAGGATATTATCCTTTTTGTTTCAACAAATGCATCAATTTTTTTAATGAGATTCCTAG ATCACCACCAGAAGCAGCATCACTGATGATGAAGGAAAACTCTCTTAAGTTTGGTCGATTCCGACCCGATAGGCATGATCTTGCAGCAATGGGGTTATGGAATTCATGTTCAAGTTCCCGACAGATTTACTTAACATTTTCAGCTGATAGTACCTTTAAGGATGAAGACGTATCAAATTACTTCAG TACTTTTGGACCAGTTCAAGATGTGAGAATTCCGTATCAACAGAAGCGAATGttcgggtttgtttcatttgttCTCGCAGAAACAGTGAAATCAGTTTTGGCCAAGGGGAACCCGCATTTCGTTTGTGATTCGCACGTTCTTGTTAAGCCGTACAAAGAGAAGGGAACGATCCCATTCAA GAAGCATCAGCGTCAAATCGCGAGGGGGGATTTTTCTGCTTTTGAATCTGCAGAGCCATTTGATCATATACCTTTTG GTGCGAGAATGTTTAATCATGATGCGAGGTTGAGAAGAAATCTAGCGGGTCAGGATGAATGCCAACAAACAATTGATATTCAGGAAAGAAAGTTGATGAACATGCGGTTAACAACGGAGCATCAGCTTCAACGTAGCTTATCTCAATCTCAAATGAACCCGAGTCTTGTGCATGTCAACAGTTTAAATGCTTGTGGAG AAGAAATTTACGCCAGTGACACCCAAGAGCTTCTTACAGAGAGCTCTGATTCAAAAGAAGTAAATATTAAGGAGATCAACATCCGCAATAGCAGCGGCAATGGAAGTTATATCCATGAAAGGTTTTGA
- the LOC110937088 gene encoding zinc finger CCCH domain-containing protein 22 isoform X1 gives MDTIEATKMVMSRIKTIDPQDASKIMGYLLIQHPSEHEIIRLAFGPENFLLSVIKQAKSFLDISSNTSSAPSFSSHFYHQTTPQIVIPNMGYNDDVKWCRPCMCFARGFCKNRNFCESFHGEMCLGLCSHTADFEDSTGVNVCGFDDFLRIKAMQEQEQRVVAMAAGGYYPFCFNKCINFFNEIPRSPPEAASLMMKENSLKFGRFRPDRHDLAAMGLWNSCSSSRQIYLTFSADSTFKDEDVSNYFSTFGPVQDVRIPYQQKRMFGFVSFVLAETVKSVLAKGNPHFVCDSHVLVKPYKEKGTIPFKKHQRQIARGDFSAFESAEPFDHIPFGARMFNHDARLRRNLAGQDECQQTIDIQERKLMNMRLTTEHQLQRSLSQSQMNPSLVHVNSLNACGEEIYASDTQELLTESSDSKEVNIKEINIRNSSGNGSYIHERSVEHILPDNLFASPTKIAAMERQSIFSDTMPDVGGSANVNQTFLNMASLRSC, from the exons ATGGACACCATCGAAGCAACTAAAATGGTGATGTCAAGAATCAAGACAATAGACCCACAAGACGCTTCAAAAATCATGGGTTACCTACTCATACAACACCCAAGCGAACACGAAATAATCCGACTAGCTTTCGGCCCCGAAAACTTTCTTCTTTCAGTCATTAAACAAGCCAAATCTTTCTTAGACATTTCGTCGAACACTTCGTCTGCACCCTCGTTTTCTTCACATTTTTATCACCAAACAACCCCGCAAATCGTAATCCCGAACATGGGTTATAATGACGATGTTAAATGGTGTAGGCCTTGCATGTGTTTTGCTCGAGGGTTTTGCAAAAATAGGAACTTTTGTGAATCTTTTCATGGTGAAATGTGTTTGGGTTTATGTTCACATACTGCAGATTTTGAGGATTCTACAGGAGTAAATGTGTGTGGGTTTGATGATTTTTTGAGAATTAAAGCAATGCAGGAGCAGGAGCAGAGGGTTGTTGCCATGGCTGCAGGAGGATATTATCCTTTTTGTTTCAACAAATGCATCAATTTTTTTAATGAGATTCCTAG ATCACCACCAGAAGCAGCATCACTGATGATGAAGGAAAACTCTCTTAAGTTTGGTCGATTCCGACCCGATAGGCATGATCTTGCAGCAATGGGGTTATGGAATTCATGTTCAAGTTCCCGACAGATTTACTTAACATTTTCAGCTGATAGTACCTTTAAGGATGAAGACGTATCAAATTACTTCAG TACTTTTGGACCAGTTCAAGATGTGAGAATTCCGTATCAACAGAAGCGAATGttcgggtttgtttcatttgttCTCGCAGAAACAGTGAAATCAGTTTTGGCCAAGGGGAACCCGCATTTCGTTTGTGATTCGCACGTTCTTGTTAAGCCGTACAAAGAGAAGGGAACGATCCCATTCAA GAAGCATCAGCGTCAAATCGCGAGGGGGGATTTTTCTGCTTTTGAATCTGCAGAGCCATTTGATCATATACCTTTTG GTGCGAGAATGTTTAATCATGATGCGAGGTTGAGAAGAAATCTAGCGGGTCAGGATGAATGCCAACAAACAATTGATATTCAGGAAAGAAAGTTGATGAACATGCGGTTAACAACGGAGCATCAGCTTCAACGTAGCTTATCTCAATCTCAAATGAACCCGAGTCTTGTGCATGTCAACAGTTTAAATGCTTGTGGAG AAGAAATTTACGCCAGTGACACCCAAGAGCTTCTTACAGAGAGCTCTGATTCAAAAGAAGTAAATATTAAGGAGATCAACATCCGCAATAGCAGCGGCAATGGAAGTTATATCCATGAAAG AAGCGTTGAGCACATCCTTCCCGATAACTTATTTGCTTCACCAACAAAAATTGCCGCCATGGAACGCCAGTCTATCTTCTCAGATACTATGCCGGATGTTGGTGGTTCTGCCAACGTAAACCAGACTTTCCTTAACATGGCTTCTCTCAGATCATGTTAG
- the LOC110937087 gene encoding pentatricopeptide repeat-containing protein At4g21190, protein MSRSKAIIGLIRPMRQLIISRVSITSYEQNTMTRYHLHTPANVNHLHDRFNKQTTSHDVETMGKVKSAHVSKKVKISDFVSTLVDLDDSKESVYGALDAWVAEEQEFPIGRVKTALITLERKQQWHKVVQVIKWTLSKGQGVTVGTYGQLIRALDMDHRVEEANRLWVKKLSRDVQSIPWKVCDIIILVYYRNGMWKELVKLFKELESHGRKPPDRAIVRKVAESYEALGLVEEKDRVMEKYASLFKTRGRYGRNPGKEVAKSKISQ, encoded by the coding sequence ATGTCGAGGTCTAAAGCAATCATTGGTTTGATTAGACCGATGAGACAACTCATTATATCCAGAGTGTCAATCACGAGCTACGAACAAAACACTATGACACGATATCATCTACATACGCCTGCCAATGTAAATCACTTACACGACCGCTTCAACAAACAAACCACTAGTCACGACGTTGAAACGATGGGAAAGGTCAAAAGTGCGCACGTGTCTAAAAAGGTTAAAATCAGCGATTTCGTAAGTACACTTGTTGATCTTGACGACAGTAAAGAATCAGTATACGGTGCACTTGACGCGTGGGTTGCAGAGGAACAAGAATTCCCGATCGGACGGGTCAAAACCGCGTTAATCACGCTTGAACGAAAACAACAATGGCATAAAGTCGTGCAGGTTATTAAATGGACGCTAAGCAAGGGGCAGGGTGTAACGGTTGGGACATACGGGCAGTTAATACGCGCATTAGATATGGATCACAGAGTCGAAGAAGCAAATAGGTTATGGGTTAAGAAACTTAGTAGAGACGTGCAGTCGATACCTTGGAAGGTGTGTGATATCATCATACTTGTGTATTATAGAAATGGAATGTGGAAAGAGTTGGTGAAGCTTTTCAAAGAGCTTGAATCGCATGGTCGTAAGCCTCCGGATCGAGCTATTGTACGAAAGGTAGCGGAATCATATGAGGCGTTAGGTTTAGTTGAAGAGAAGGATCGCGTTATGGAGAAATACGCGAGTTTATTCAAGACACGAGGCAGGTATGGAAGGAATCCTGGTAAAGAAGTAGCGAAATCAAAGATTTCGCAGTAA